One window of the Eucalyptus grandis isolate ANBG69807.140 chromosome 6, ASM1654582v1, whole genome shotgun sequence genome contains the following:
- the LOC104451229 gene encoding protein ZW2, with amino-acid sequence MSAHLFNLRTAPVPNFPLSYDSRSPPHMETFEAFFEDWLAQQEAFLDQLLLRASAPQGQSCPSHDHRGDGDSDGDGEADRALIEQVLGHYQRFYEEKTRVAREDAFLFFSAPWLTSFERTFLWIGDFKPTLLFRFLGSAVDGLTAAQSEEVERIGAETRWRERELTEAMARVQESVGAPPLLCLLRASAGQPPRDGELCALEVAMAQLKEAMVAVLEDANALRAATARRLMEVLSPAQTVKLLAAAAQFQVRIRWWGKQRAASAALR; translated from the coding sequence ATGTCCGCGCACCTATTTAACCTCCGCACTGCCCCCGTCCCGAACTTCCCCCTCTCCTACGACTCCCGTTCCCCGCCGCACATGGAGACTTTCGAGGCCTTCTTCGAGGACTGGCTCGCGCAGCAGGAGGCCTTCCTCGACCAGCTCCTCCTCCGCGCCTCCGCGCCGCAGGGCCAGAGCTGCCCGAGCCACGACCACCGCGGCGACGGCGacagcgacggcgacggcgaagcGGACAGGGCCTTGATCGAGCAGGTCCTCGGCCACTACCAGCGGTTCTACGAGGAGAAGACGAGGGTGGCGAGGGAGGACgcgttcctcttcttctccgcCCCCTGGCTCACCTCCTTCGAGCGCACATTCCTCTGGATCGGCGACTTCAAGCCCACCCTCCTCTTCCGCTTCCTCGGCTCCGCGGTCGACGGCCTCACCGCCGCCCAGTCGGAGGAGGTCGAGCGGATCGGGGCGGAGACGAGGTGGAGGGAGAGGGAGCTCACGGAGGCGATGGCCAGGGTCCAGGAGAGCGTGGGGGCCCCGCCGCTGCTCTGCCTGCTGAGGGCGTCGGCCGGGCAGCCGCCAAGGGACGGGGAGCTCTGCGCCCTGGAGGTGGCCATGGCGCAGCTGAAGGAGGCGATGGTGGCGGTGCTGGAGGACGCGAACGCGCTGCGGGCCGCGACGGCGAGGCGGTTGATGGAGGTGCTGAGCCCGGCCCAGACGGTGAAGCTGCTGGCCGCGGCGGCGCAGTTCCAGGTCCGGATAAGGTGGTGGGGGAAGCAGagggcggcgtcggcggcgcTCCGATGA